One Orrella dioscoreae genomic window carries:
- the trbB gene encoding P-type conjugative transfer ATPase TrbB: MSVVPQIPPEPRSSAAASQDRRIQMLRTAMGPVIAAALEDPDVVEVMLNPDRTLWLDRLSSGRAPLGVELPEADGERIIRLVAAHVGAEVHRGQPLLTAELPETGERFEGILPPAAPGPAFALRKRAVSIIGLDRYVADGILSAGQAEFLRHAVRERHNILIAGGTSTGKTTLANALLAEIAATGDRVLVLEDTIELQCAARDHVPLRTRAGVVSMQELVRATMRLRPDRVIVGEVRGGEALDLVKVWGTGHPGGIATIHAGSALGALLRLEQLILEVAVNPPRALIAEAVNVVIHIAGRGRKRRVESIARVVGFDAAGYQLADALEAPLPELPPVSCAATAAPFPSPDPSGELP, from the coding sequence ATGAGTGTCGTTCCTCAAATCCCGCCCGAGCCGCGTTCATCCGCTGCGGCGTCCCAGGATCGCCGCATCCAGATGCTGCGCACGGCGATGGGGCCGGTGATTGCCGCCGCGCTGGAAGACCCGGACGTGGTGGAAGTCATGCTCAACCCCGACCGCACACTATGGCTCGATCGGCTGTCGTCGGGCCGTGCGCCGTTGGGCGTGGAGCTGCCCGAAGCTGATGGCGAGCGCATCATCCGGCTGGTGGCTGCCCACGTTGGCGCGGAAGTGCATCGCGGCCAACCTTTGTTGACGGCTGAATTGCCTGAAACGGGCGAACGCTTCGAGGGCATCTTGCCGCCCGCCGCACCCGGCCCGGCCTTTGCGCTGCGCAAGCGTGCCGTGAGCATCATCGGTCTGGATCGCTATGTGGCCGACGGCATTCTGAGCGCTGGGCAGGCCGAGTTCCTACGTCATGCCGTGCGCGAGCGGCACAACATCCTGATCGCCGGAGGCACCAGTACCGGCAAGACCACACTGGCCAATGCCTTGCTGGCCGAGATCGCCGCCACCGGCGACCGCGTTCTGGTGCTCGAAGACACCATCGAACTGCAATGCGCCGCCCGTGACCATGTGCCGCTGCGCACCCGTGCAGGCGTGGTGTCGATGCAGGAGCTGGTGCGCGCCACGATGCGGCTGCGCCCGGATCGCGTGATCGTCGGCGAAGTGCGCGGCGGCGAAGCGCTGGATCTGGTGAAGGTCTGGGGCACCGGCCACCCCGGCGGCATCGCCACCATCCATGCCGGTTCCGCGCTGGGCGCGCTGCTGCGGCTGGAGCAACTGATCCTCGAAGTCGCGGTGAACCCGCCGCGTGCGCTGATCGCCGAGGCGGTCAACGTCGTCATCCACATCGCCGGACGTGGCCGCAAGCGCCGCGTCGAAAGCATCGCCCGCGTCGTCGGCTTCGACGCCGCCGGCTACCAACTGGCGGACGCGCTGGAAGCGCCGCTTCCCGAGCTGCCGCCGGTTTCCTGCGCCGCCACCGCTGCGCCTTTCCCGTCCCCCGATCCCTCTGGAGAACTGCCATGA